The following proteins are co-located in the Telopea speciosissima isolate NSW1024214 ecotype Mountain lineage chromosome 9, Tspe_v1, whole genome shotgun sequence genome:
- the LOC122639850 gene encoding abnormal spindle-like microcephaly-associated protein homolog isoform X1: MDGEQEQPSPNPSTLLRDISNFRTPKHSFQKPTSHSPFPLFTAPKQTPSSSSSAFRRRSSIAPSSRSKAARKFKAFELEQSQSSRKAQIRKEKSLKSLAKSLTAWLNFLFENPKACGCDITALNGADRLENARTVFANGKRDSWPGVEVGVDGAWRIPKRQRDNSWQTVHLDDAEPSWSLPAFSSLEVSLREVCSFEDLTQRMRAYLSSGSCKEVLSVMSQVAKNIDEGRLKMKAHCPMVTDVGMKEKATRILMGYSPIWLRIGLFIIFGGDSLLPTGGVNSDQEVLFLKMVVEKQFFSHAGLAKAYAYNKLVEGLYRPGYFEALGNVLLKRFLLLVLILDRAKSQSSLPIIYGIDGTDGGSPLLFVSQSNIKSSQQVIRDFLSSEVMHGEGNLLAHLVILGYKVHYQQHPILEYDFTVKELFEDLQDGIRLCRAIQLLQCDASILMKMAVPSDTRKKNLSNCGLAMQHLKQAGVPLYDEDRGMIVAEDVANGDKELTLSMLWNIFVHLQLPLLIKKTLLIEEIYKVKGANTDHSNNLMEMLLEWIQVICQKYDVKVNSFESLVDGKAIWCLIDHYFRKELNQSCFHKGIQDVNYEDSILSSTDKIDTIQNFILSQKLTSILGNFPEVLQTSDILENNGPCSERSVMVLLVFLSSQLIDRKNMDMLNLHKLLGCNCQSTHKKRLSLEKCFLNSEKLAEENGTDEYRDAVKNFRAIQAWWEDMANQNNSCVHKPAASSVQCLVDDVTNRQYSEIQRERAAKVIQSCFRGLIERHKFLKTKSAASLLQSGIRAWLVVKQMGTLKKASSSIIEQQPFGWQQHSHTFLRYFKFLVDRYSFIRLRKSTLLIQQAARIWMKRRHHSKSMVSFVNKLIGGKLVVKDLQINAEGNIQVSWRELTVHTSFSNQCIAATKIQSHWRGWFMRSKFLCQRRATIEIQSMIRYLKCRLVFQQCKLKIRSAIIIQSHIRGWVARREANKLRHRIVVIQSHWRGWLVRKYFLNQKNAIIKIQNGLQCLRCWKTFQSYRHAAIEIQRFVRGQVDRRRLVGASCLHLVMHHTCMDEISRDTILSPELKVLLNSVLKLQRWWKNVLLMKSRRRAAILIQSHVRRWLAKRVARREWNRVVVIQSYWKGYLARKESKEQLQDLRIRVQNSVANVDDSMRLINRLVTALSELLNMRSISSILHTCATLDVATKHSQKCCEKLVAAGAIGTLLKLIRSVSRSIPDQEVLKYALSTLRNLAHYPHLAEVLIDTHGSVETFLFVVLRNKEEGYFIASELLKKLCSTQNSLDAVHRLPALLKRLYSLAEDLKRKASNEKRTARPLALRESTERRLREAEALLKLIGAC, translated from the exons ATGGATGGAGAGCAAGAGCAACCATCCCCAAATCCTTCCACGCTCCTCAGAGACATCTCCAATTTCAGAACCCCTAAGCATTCATTCCAAAAACCTACTTCACACTCCCCATTTCCTCTATTCACTGCACCTAAACAAACcccatcttcttcatcctctgctTTCCGTCGCCGCTCTTCAATTGCTCCATCCTCTCGTTCAAAAGCTGCTCGTAAGTTTAAAGCCTTTGAGCTTGAACAATCTCAATCCTCTCGGAAGGCCCAAATCCGTAAAGAGAAATCTCTGAAGTCTCTTGCCAAATCACTAACTGCATGGCTCAATTTCCTCTTTGAGAATCCTAAAgcttgtggatgtgatattaCCGCTTTGAATGGAGCAGATCGATTGGAAAATGCGAGGACTGTGTTTGCTAACGGTAAGAGGGACAGTTGGCCAGGAGTTGAGGTTGGGGTCGATGGAGCCTGGAGGATCCCAAAGCGCCAGAGGGATAACTCTTGGCAGACTGTACATCTTGATGACGCGGAGCCGTCCTGGTCATTGCCGGCATTTTCATCGCTTGAGGTTTCTTTGCGGGAAGTTTGCAGCTTTGAAGATTTGACGCAGCGTATGAGAGCCTACCTGAGTTCGGGGAGCTGCAAGGAGGTGCTTTCTGTGATGAGTCAAGTAGCAAAG AATATTGATGAagggaggttgaagatgaaagcACACTGCCCAATGGTAACGGATGTAGgaatgaaggagaaggccaCACGAATCCTTATGGGTTACAGTCCAATTTGGCTTCGTATTGGATTGTTCATTATTTTTGGTGGTGACTCATTGCTGCCCACTGGAGGTGTCAATTCTGATCAAGAAGTTCTATTCttaaagatggtggtagagaAGCAATTTTTTTCTCATGCGGGTCTTGCAAAAGCTTATGCTTATAACAAGTTGGTTGAGGGTCTATACAGACCAGGTTACTTTGAGGCTCTGGGAAATGTCTTATTGAAGAGATTTTTGTTGCTTGTTCTTATACTTGACAGAGCTAAATCTCAAAGCAGTCTTCCAATAATTTATGGCATTGATGGGACTGATGGAGGGTCTCCACTGTTATTTGTTTCTCAGTCTAATATTAAATCAAGTCAACAAGTTATACGTG ATTTCTTATCATCGGAGGTAATGCATGGAGAAGGCAACCTTCTTGCGCATCTGGTGATCCTTGGATACAAAGTCCATTACCAACAG CATCCAATCCTGGAGTACGATTTCACTGTAAAAGAGTTATTTGAAGATCTTCAGGATGGTATCCGGCTTTGTAGAGCCATTCAACTCTTGCAATGTGATGCATCAATTCTCATG AAAATGGCAGTTCCTTCAGACACTAGAAAGAAGAATCTTTCAAATTGTGGGTTAGCCATGCAGCATCTTAAGCAGGCAGGTGTGCCATTATATGATGAAGATAGAGGGATGATTGTAGCAGAAGATGTTGCTAATGGAGACAAGGAGCTTACCCTTTCGATGCTTTGGAACATCTTTGTTCACTTACAG TTACCACTGTTAATCAAGAAGACACTGTTGATTGAAGAAATATATAAAGTCAAGGGAGCTAATACG GACCATTCAAACAACCTGATGGAAATGCTTCTGGAGTGGATACAG GTCATCTGTCAAAAGTATGATGTCAAAGTTAACAGTTTTGAATCTTTGGTTGATGGTAAAGCCATTTGGTGCTTGATTGATCACTACTTCCGTAAAGAACTTAATCAGTCTTGTTTTCATAAG GGGATTCAAGATGTCAATTATGAAGATTCTATTTTGTCATCTACCGATAAGATAGATACAAttcaaaactttattttatCTCAGAAGCTAACATCAATCTTGGGAAACTTTCCCGAG GTGTTGCAAACGAGTGACATACTTGAAAATAATGGTCCCTGTAGTGAACGTAGTGTGATGGTTTTGTTGGTATTCCTTTCGTCTCAATTGATTGACAGAAAGAACATG GATATGTTGAATCTTCATAAACTCTTGGGGTGCAATTGTCAAAGTACACACAAGAAGCGTTTAAGTCTTGAGAAGTGTTTCCTGAATTCTGAAAAGCTGGCGGAAGAAAATGGAACAGATGAATACAGAG ATGCTGTGAAAAATTTTAGAGCCATCCAAGCTTGGTGGGAAGATATGGCTAACCAAAACAACAGCTGTGTACATAAACCAGCTGCCTCTTCTGTACAGTGCCTTGTGGATGATGTGACCAACAGACAGTACTCTGAAATTCAAAGAG AAAGGGCTGCGAAAGTCATACAGTCTTGTTTCAGAGGATTGATTGAACGCCACAAGTTTTTGAAAACAAAGTCTGCAGCTTCCTTGCTGCAAAGTGGTATTCGGGCTTGGCTAGTGGTGAAGCAGATGGGAACCTTGAAGAAAGCCAGTTCCTCCATCATTGAACAGCAGCCTTTTG GATGGCAGCAACATTCGCACACATTTCTGAGGtattttaagtttttagttGACAGATATAGCTTTATCAGGTTGAGAAAGTCCACGTTGCTTATTCAGCAAGCAGCAAGGATTTGGATGAAGCGAAGACATCACAGTAAAAGCATGGTCAGTTTTGTG AATAAGCTGATAGGTGGCAAGTTGGTAGTCAAGGACCTCCAAATTAATGCCGAGGGTAATATTCAGGTTTCTTGGAGAGAACTTACTGTGCATACCTCTTTCTCGAACCAATGCATTGCTGCAACCAAAATTCAGAGTCATTGGCGGGGTTGGTTCATGAGAAGCAAATTTTTGTGTCAGAGGAGAGCAACAATAGAGATCCAGAGTATGATTCGGTATCTAAAATGTCGGCTGGTGTTTCAACAATGTAAACTTAAAATTAGGTCAGCAATCATAATTCAGTCCCATATTCGTGGATGGGTTGCTCGGAGAGAAGCTAATAAACTGAGGCATCGAATTGTTGTGATCCAA AGTCATTGGCGTGGTTGGTTGGTGAGGAAATATTTTCTAAACCAAAAGAATGCTATAATAAAGATCCAGAATGGTCTCCAATGCCTAAGATGCTGGAAGACTTTTCAGAGTTACAGGCATGCAGCCATTGAAATTCAACGGTTTGTCAGAGGGCAGGTTGATCGACGGAGGCTTGTAG GTGCTTCTTGTCTTCACTTGGTTATGCATCATACTTGCATGGACGAGATCTCAAGAGACACCATCCTAAGCCCTGAATTGAAAGTTTTGTTAAATTCAGTTCTGAAATTGCAAAGGTGGTGGAAGAATGTTTTATTGATGAAATCCAGAAGAAGGGCCGCAATTCTTATTCAGTCACATGTTCGTCGATGGCTTGCTAAACGAGTAGCTAGAAGGGAGTGGAATCGTGTTGTTGTGATCCAA TCATATTGGAAAGGATACCTTGCACGGAAAGAATCGAAAGAGCAGTTACAGGATTTGCGGATCAGAGTGCAGAATTCTGTTGCAAATGTAGATGATAGCATGCGTCTTATAAATAGACTCGTAACTGCACTTTCAGAACTATTGAACATGAGAAGTATCAGCAGCATTCTTCATACTTGTGCAACTCTAG ATGTGGCTACAAAACATTCTCAGAAATGTTGTGAGAAGCTTGTAGCTGCTGGTGCAATTGGCACACTATTGAAGCTGATTCGTTCGGTTAGCCGTAGCATCCCTGATCAAGAGGTTCTAAAGTATGCGCTTTCCACACTCAGAAACCTTGCCCACTACCCCCATTTAGCTGAAGTGCTAATTGATACCCATGGATCTGTGGAAACATTCCTATTCGTGGTGCTGAG GAACAAGGAGGAAGGATATTTCATTGCCTCTGAGCTTTTAAAGAAATTGTGTTCAACACAGAATAGCTTAGATGCTGTACACAGACTCCCTGCTCTCTTAAAGAGGCTATATAGCCTTGCTGAGGATCTCAAGAGGAAAGCAAGTAATGAGAAGAG GACTGCCCGCCCTCTGGCTTTAAGAGAGAGCACTGAGCGAAGGTTGAGAGAGGCTGAAGCGCTCTTGAAATTGATTGGAGCTTGTTAA
- the LOC122639850 gene encoding abnormal spindle-like microcephaly-associated protein homolog isoform X3 yields the protein MDGEQEQPSPNPSTLLRDISNFRTPKHSFQKPTSHSPFPLFTAPKQTPSSSSSAFRRRSSIAPSSRSKAARKFKAFELEQSQSSRKAQIRKEKSLKSLAKSLTAWLNFLFENPKACGCDITALNGADRLENARTVFANGKRDSWPGVEVGVDGAWRIPKRQRDNSWQTVHLDDAEPSWSLPAFSSLEVSLREVCSFEDLTQRMRAYLSSGSCKEVLSVMSQVAKNIDEGRLKMKAHCPMVTDVGMKEKATRILMGYSPIWLRIGLFIIFGGDSLLPTGGVNSDQEVLFLKMVVEKQFFSHAGLAKAYAYNKLVEGLYRPGYFEALGNVLLKRFLLLVLILDRAKSQSSLPIIYGIDGTDGGSPLLFVSQSNIKSSQQVIRDFLSSEVMHGEGNLLAHLVILGYKVHYQQHPILEYDFTVKELFEDLQDGIRLCRAIQLLQCDASILMKMAVPSDTRKKNLSNCGLAMQHLKQAGVPLYDEDRGMIVAEDVANGDKELTLSMLWNIFVHLQLPLLIKKTLLIEEIYKVKGANTDHSNNLMEMLLEWIQVICQKYDVKVNSFESLVDGKAIWCLIDHYFRKELNQSCFHKGIQDVNYEDSILSSTDKIDTIQNFILSQKLTSILGNFPEVLQTSDILENNGPCSERSVMVLLVFLSSQLIDRKNMDMLNLHKLLGCNCQSTHKKRLSLEKCFLNSEKLAEENGTDEYRDAVKNFRAIQAWWEDMANQNNSCVHKPAASSVQCLVDDVTNRQYSEIQRERAAKVIQSCFRGLIERHKFLKTKSAASLLQSGIRAWLVVKQMGTLKKASSSIIEQQPFGWQQHSHTFLRYFKFLVDRYSFIRLRKSTLLIQQAARIWMKRRHHSKSMVSFVNKLIGGKLVVKDLQINAEGNIQVSWRELTVHTSFSNQCIAATKIQSHWRGWFMRSKFLCQRRATIEIQSMIRYLKCRLVFQQCKLKIRSAIIIQSHIRGWVARREANKLRHRIVVIQSHWRGWLVRKYFLNQKNAIIKIQNGLQCLRCWKTFQSYRHAAIEIQRFVRGQVDRRRLVVLKLQRWWKNVLLMKSRRRAAILIQSHVRRWLAKRVARREWNRVVVIQSYWKGYLARKESKEQLQDLRIRVQNSVANVDDSMRLINRLVTALSELLNMRSISSILHTCATLDVATKHSQKCCEKLVAAGAIGTLLKLIRSVSRSIPDQEVLKYALSTLRNLAHYPHLAEVLIDTHGSVETFLFVVLRNKEEGYFIASELLKKLCSTQNSLDAVHRLPALLKRLYSLAEDLKRKASNEKRTARPLALRESTERRLREAEALLKLIGAC from the exons ATGGATGGAGAGCAAGAGCAACCATCCCCAAATCCTTCCACGCTCCTCAGAGACATCTCCAATTTCAGAACCCCTAAGCATTCATTCCAAAAACCTACTTCACACTCCCCATTTCCTCTATTCACTGCACCTAAACAAACcccatcttcttcatcctctgctTTCCGTCGCCGCTCTTCAATTGCTCCATCCTCTCGTTCAAAAGCTGCTCGTAAGTTTAAAGCCTTTGAGCTTGAACAATCTCAATCCTCTCGGAAGGCCCAAATCCGTAAAGAGAAATCTCTGAAGTCTCTTGCCAAATCACTAACTGCATGGCTCAATTTCCTCTTTGAGAATCCTAAAgcttgtggatgtgatattaCCGCTTTGAATGGAGCAGATCGATTGGAAAATGCGAGGACTGTGTTTGCTAACGGTAAGAGGGACAGTTGGCCAGGAGTTGAGGTTGGGGTCGATGGAGCCTGGAGGATCCCAAAGCGCCAGAGGGATAACTCTTGGCAGACTGTACATCTTGATGACGCGGAGCCGTCCTGGTCATTGCCGGCATTTTCATCGCTTGAGGTTTCTTTGCGGGAAGTTTGCAGCTTTGAAGATTTGACGCAGCGTATGAGAGCCTACCTGAGTTCGGGGAGCTGCAAGGAGGTGCTTTCTGTGATGAGTCAAGTAGCAAAG AATATTGATGAagggaggttgaagatgaaagcACACTGCCCAATGGTAACGGATGTAGgaatgaaggagaaggccaCACGAATCCTTATGGGTTACAGTCCAATTTGGCTTCGTATTGGATTGTTCATTATTTTTGGTGGTGACTCATTGCTGCCCACTGGAGGTGTCAATTCTGATCAAGAAGTTCTATTCttaaagatggtggtagagaAGCAATTTTTTTCTCATGCGGGTCTTGCAAAAGCTTATGCTTATAACAAGTTGGTTGAGGGTCTATACAGACCAGGTTACTTTGAGGCTCTGGGAAATGTCTTATTGAAGAGATTTTTGTTGCTTGTTCTTATACTTGACAGAGCTAAATCTCAAAGCAGTCTTCCAATAATTTATGGCATTGATGGGACTGATGGAGGGTCTCCACTGTTATTTGTTTCTCAGTCTAATATTAAATCAAGTCAACAAGTTATACGTG ATTTCTTATCATCGGAGGTAATGCATGGAGAAGGCAACCTTCTTGCGCATCTGGTGATCCTTGGATACAAAGTCCATTACCAACAG CATCCAATCCTGGAGTACGATTTCACTGTAAAAGAGTTATTTGAAGATCTTCAGGATGGTATCCGGCTTTGTAGAGCCATTCAACTCTTGCAATGTGATGCATCAATTCTCATG AAAATGGCAGTTCCTTCAGACACTAGAAAGAAGAATCTTTCAAATTGTGGGTTAGCCATGCAGCATCTTAAGCAGGCAGGTGTGCCATTATATGATGAAGATAGAGGGATGATTGTAGCAGAAGATGTTGCTAATGGAGACAAGGAGCTTACCCTTTCGATGCTTTGGAACATCTTTGTTCACTTACAG TTACCACTGTTAATCAAGAAGACACTGTTGATTGAAGAAATATATAAAGTCAAGGGAGCTAATACG GACCATTCAAACAACCTGATGGAAATGCTTCTGGAGTGGATACAG GTCATCTGTCAAAAGTATGATGTCAAAGTTAACAGTTTTGAATCTTTGGTTGATGGTAAAGCCATTTGGTGCTTGATTGATCACTACTTCCGTAAAGAACTTAATCAGTCTTGTTTTCATAAG GGGATTCAAGATGTCAATTATGAAGATTCTATTTTGTCATCTACCGATAAGATAGATACAAttcaaaactttattttatCTCAGAAGCTAACATCAATCTTGGGAAACTTTCCCGAG GTGTTGCAAACGAGTGACATACTTGAAAATAATGGTCCCTGTAGTGAACGTAGTGTGATGGTTTTGTTGGTATTCCTTTCGTCTCAATTGATTGACAGAAAGAACATG GATATGTTGAATCTTCATAAACTCTTGGGGTGCAATTGTCAAAGTACACACAAGAAGCGTTTAAGTCTTGAGAAGTGTTTCCTGAATTCTGAAAAGCTGGCGGAAGAAAATGGAACAGATGAATACAGAG ATGCTGTGAAAAATTTTAGAGCCATCCAAGCTTGGTGGGAAGATATGGCTAACCAAAACAACAGCTGTGTACATAAACCAGCTGCCTCTTCTGTACAGTGCCTTGTGGATGATGTGACCAACAGACAGTACTCTGAAATTCAAAGAG AAAGGGCTGCGAAAGTCATACAGTCTTGTTTCAGAGGATTGATTGAACGCCACAAGTTTTTGAAAACAAAGTCTGCAGCTTCCTTGCTGCAAAGTGGTATTCGGGCTTGGCTAGTGGTGAAGCAGATGGGAACCTTGAAGAAAGCCAGTTCCTCCATCATTGAACAGCAGCCTTTTG GATGGCAGCAACATTCGCACACATTTCTGAGGtattttaagtttttagttGACAGATATAGCTTTATCAGGTTGAGAAAGTCCACGTTGCTTATTCAGCAAGCAGCAAGGATTTGGATGAAGCGAAGACATCACAGTAAAAGCATGGTCAGTTTTGTG AATAAGCTGATAGGTGGCAAGTTGGTAGTCAAGGACCTCCAAATTAATGCCGAGGGTAATATTCAGGTTTCTTGGAGAGAACTTACTGTGCATACCTCTTTCTCGAACCAATGCATTGCTGCAACCAAAATTCAGAGTCATTGGCGGGGTTGGTTCATGAGAAGCAAATTTTTGTGTCAGAGGAGAGCAACAATAGAGATCCAGAGTATGATTCGGTATCTAAAATGTCGGCTGGTGTTTCAACAATGTAAACTTAAAATTAGGTCAGCAATCATAATTCAGTCCCATATTCGTGGATGGGTTGCTCGGAGAGAAGCTAATAAACTGAGGCATCGAATTGTTGTGATCCAA AGTCATTGGCGTGGTTGGTTGGTGAGGAAATATTTTCTAAACCAAAAGAATGCTATAATAAAGATCCAGAATGGTCTCCAATGCCTAAGATGCTGGAAGACTTTTCAGAGTTACAGGCATGCAGCCATTGAAATTCAACGGTTTGTCAGAGGGCAGGTTGATCGACGGAGGCTTGTAG TTCTGAAATTGCAAAGGTGGTGGAAGAATGTTTTATTGATGAAATCCAGAAGAAGGGCCGCAATTCTTATTCAGTCACATGTTCGTCGATGGCTTGCTAAACGAGTAGCTAGAAGGGAGTGGAATCGTGTTGTTGTGATCCAA TCATATTGGAAAGGATACCTTGCACGGAAAGAATCGAAAGAGCAGTTACAGGATTTGCGGATCAGAGTGCAGAATTCTGTTGCAAATGTAGATGATAGCATGCGTCTTATAAATAGACTCGTAACTGCACTTTCAGAACTATTGAACATGAGAAGTATCAGCAGCATTCTTCATACTTGTGCAACTCTAG ATGTGGCTACAAAACATTCTCAGAAATGTTGTGAGAAGCTTGTAGCTGCTGGTGCAATTGGCACACTATTGAAGCTGATTCGTTCGGTTAGCCGTAGCATCCCTGATCAAGAGGTTCTAAAGTATGCGCTTTCCACACTCAGAAACCTTGCCCACTACCCCCATTTAGCTGAAGTGCTAATTGATACCCATGGATCTGTGGAAACATTCCTATTCGTGGTGCTGAG GAACAAGGAGGAAGGATATTTCATTGCCTCTGAGCTTTTAAAGAAATTGTGTTCAACACAGAATAGCTTAGATGCTGTACACAGACTCCCTGCTCTCTTAAAGAGGCTATATAGCCTTGCTGAGGATCTCAAGAGGAAAGCAAGTAATGAGAAGAG GACTGCCCGCCCTCTGGCTTTAAGAGAGAGCACTGAGCGAAGGTTGAGAGAGGCTGAAGCGCTCTTGAAATTGATTGGAGCTTGTTAA